The nucleotide sequence TTTTAACTCCTGCACGAATGCCAGAAAGTTCACCAGTATAACGTTGCTCTTCCCTACGAACTTCACGAACCTGGCCTCTTCTGCGAATTTTGGCTTTTCTGAACTTCTCCCGGTGTTTCACTCTGGGATTCCGATCAATCTTCTTTCTCCTAGGTGTAAGTCCCCTATTTTTAGCAATCTGATAAGTAATGGCTCTCTTTGCATTTTGATCTTCAAGAGCCTGTTCTTCGgtactattttcttctttctttctctttaatttttgtttctcttccatttctttaTAGTATTTCAGTGCCGCTTCTTCATCAAAATCAGAATCATCAGAAAGGTCTGTAACAGCTAAGGCAGCAGCAGAAGTCTCTGAAACTGATTTTGGCTTGGCCTTCATGGATTTTGCTTTTAAACTCAGTGCTTTCTTTCCAGCACCACCTTTAAGTGTGAGCAGATGACGGATTTCAGAGGACAGCTTCTGATCCACAACCGACAACTTGTTGATCAAATTTCGGTAGGTAACAAGCCTTTCAATGACAGGATGTCCATGTGCAGGGACTCTCCTAGCTTTCAGGATCAGATAAAAACTAATGTTGGAGCAGTAGTTCAAATAGAGATTGTATTTGGTCCTCAGGTATTGGCTTCCTTTTCCCGGGGGGATGATCTTTTGCTCCACTAACTGTATCAGTGGCTCCAGCTCATCCTTCATCTCTGTCAACTTCACTTTCAAGTCGTCTATCAGCTCCAAGAGCTCTGGAGATTCCTTTCGCAGCATTTTCAGCTTCTCTTTCACGGAAACTTTCGCCAAATCCTTCACGACACGTGTCTCAGCCTCATTTACCTGAGGTACTGGTTTTGCAAAAGCCTCCACCCAGGTAACTCCAAAATCGTCCTCTTGCAGGGCTTGGGCTAAGCGCCGCTGAATGAGctgtgcctcctcctcctcctctctctcctcttcctctacTTCTTGTTGAGTCTGCCGGCCTCGGGACTTGGAGCCATAGTCCGTGTCGTAGTAAAGTTTTTTCCTCTGACCCCACGACAAACTGGGATCCACAGAAGCCTCAGTCTCACTCTGCACGGAGCTCCCACCATCATCATCGTCACCctcctcactttcttcatcttcATCGTCCTCATCAGCAACATCTAGGGCAagcacctcctcctcctcatcgccaTCCTCCTCGTCCCCACTCTCTATTTCGCTCCAGCCTTTAGCCAAGGCGGCCCGATATCGGGCCTCATGGAAATCATCTACCTTATCCTGGTAGTAGCTCGAGTCCCCCGGTGAGGGTGGAGATTCTAAGTCCTCTCCATTTTCGTCCGCTGGGCCGCGACTTG is from Dama dama isolate Ldn47 chromosome 6, ASM3311817v1, whole genome shotgun sequence and encodes:
- the UTP3 gene encoding something about silencing protein 10; this translates as MVGRSGRRARGAAKWAAVRAKASRGPADENGEDLESPPSPGDSSYYQDKVDDFHEARYRAALAKGWSEIESGDEEDGDEEEEVLALDVADEDDEDEESEEGDDDDGGSSVQSETEASVDPSLSWGQRKKLYYDTDYGSKSRGRQTQQEVEEEEREEEEEAQLIQRRLAQALQEDDFGVTWVEAFAKPVPQVNEAETRVVKDLAKVSVKEKLKMLRKESPELLELIDDLKVKLTEMKDELEPLIQLVEQKIIPPGKGSQYLRTKYNLYLNYCSNISFYLILKARRVPAHGHPVIERLVTYRNLINKLSVVDQKLSSEIRHLLTLKGGAGKKALSLKAKSMKAKPKSVSETSAAALAVTDLSDDSDFDEEAALKYYKEMEEKQKLKRKKEENSTEEQALEDQNAKRAITYQIAKNRGLTPRRKKIDRNPRVKHREKFRKAKIRRRGQVREVRREEQRYTGELSGIRAGVKKSIKLK